A genomic window from Glaciihabitans sp. INWT7 includes:
- a CDS encoding ABC transporter ATP-binding protein, translating into MPIPVIAASLLTKKYKDFAAVDGLSFEVAPGESFGLLGPNGAGKSTTMRMVGAVSTRTSGDLSILGLDPDANGPEIRSQLGVVPQQDNLDTELRVRDNLIVYGRYFGISIAECGRRADELLEFAQLSDRKKSKVDDLSGGMKRRLTIARSLMNEPRILLLDEPTTGLDPQARHILWDRLFRLKEQGTTLVLTTHYMDEAEQLCDRLIVVDKGTIMAEGAPAELIRQYSTREVAELRFGSERNAEVAQQIAGVGERIEVLPDRILVYSEDGDAVLAEITRRGLHPITSLVRRSSLEDVFLRLTGRSLIE; encoded by the coding sequence GTGCCTATCCCTGTCATCGCCGCCAGTCTCCTCACCAAGAAATACAAGGACTTCGCCGCCGTCGACGGCCTCTCCTTCGAGGTCGCGCCGGGGGAGTCCTTCGGGCTGCTCGGTCCGAACGGCGCGGGGAAGTCCACCACCATGCGGATGGTGGGAGCCGTCTCCACCCGCACGAGCGGTGACCTCAGCATCCTCGGCCTCGATCCGGATGCGAACGGGCCAGAGATCCGCTCCCAACTCGGCGTAGTGCCCCAGCAGGACAACCTCGACACCGAACTCCGGGTGCGCGACAACCTCATCGTCTACGGGCGCTACTTCGGCATCAGCATCGCGGAGTGCGGGCGTCGCGCCGATGAGCTGCTCGAGTTCGCCCAACTCTCGGACCGCAAGAAGTCCAAGGTCGACGACCTCTCGGGCGGCATGAAGCGCCGGCTCACCATCGCGCGCTCGCTCATGAACGAGCCGCGCATCCTGCTGCTCGACGAGCCGACCACCGGTCTCGACCCCCAGGCCCGCCACATCCTCTGGGATCGACTGTTCCGGCTCAAGGAGCAGGGCACCACGCTGGTGCTCACCACCCACTACATGGATGAGGCCGAGCAGCTCTGCGATCGCCTGATCGTGGTGGACAAGGGCACGATCATGGCCGAGGGCGCTCCGGCCGAGCTCATCCGCCAGTACTCCACCAGGGAGGTCGCCGAGCTGCGCTTCGGGTCAGAGCGGAATGCGGAGGTGGCGCAGCAGATCGCCGGGGTCGGGGAGCGCATCGAGGTACTGCCCGACCGCATCCTCGTCTACAGCGAAGACGGTGACGCTGTGCTCGCCGAGATCACACGACGGGGGCTGCACCCGATCACGAGCCTGGTGCGTCGCTCCAGCCTCGAAGACGTGTTCCTGCGACTCACCGGACGGAGCCTGATCGAATGA
- a CDS encoding ABC transporter permease yields MSTDRTSTDRMGTVKSASPVDARDTALAGGVKPRRWGSWYVAEHRIRGINSYYKTLLATAIGSPVIYLFALGVGLATLVDKNQGDAFGGVGYLAFVAPALIASAAVEAASEECTYPILMGFKWNPIFFGMNAAPISGNQIVNGIFISVIARVLPTGIIYYLIMLAFGAVPDFWGFLTVPISLLTGMAFGLVIASYMATVETDAGQPAFIRRFIIAPLLLFSGTFFPLTQMPIYLQWIGWISPLWHGTQLGRDVSYGNVEPGWLVAVHILFPLALCVYGWLRTQRVVTRRLDK; encoded by the coding sequence ATGAGCACCGATCGGACGAGCACCGATCGGATGGGCACCGTGAAGTCGGCCTCCCCGGTTGACGCGCGCGACACCGCCCTCGCCGGCGGGGTCAAGCCCCGGAGATGGGGATCCTGGTATGTCGCGGAGCACCGCATCCGTGGCATCAACTCGTATTACAAGACGCTGCTCGCGACGGCGATCGGCAGTCCGGTCATCTACCTCTTCGCCCTCGGAGTGGGGCTCGCAACCCTCGTCGACAAGAACCAGGGCGACGCGTTCGGGGGAGTGGGCTACCTCGCGTTCGTGGCGCCCGCGTTGATCGCCTCGGCCGCGGTGGAGGCGGCGTCGGAGGAGTGCACCTACCCGATCCTGATGGGCTTCAAGTGGAATCCGATCTTCTTCGGCATGAACGCGGCGCCGATCTCCGGCAACCAGATCGTGAACGGCATCTTCATCTCCGTGATCGCCCGGGTGCTCCCCACCGGCATCATCTACTACCTGATCATGCTCGCGTTCGGGGCTGTGCCCGACTTCTGGGGCTTCCTCACCGTGCCGATCTCGCTGCTCACCGGCATGGCATTCGGGCTCGTGATCGCCAGTTACATGGCCACTGTCGAGACGGATGCGGGCCAGCCCGCCTTCATCCGCCGGTTCATCATCGCGCCGCTCCTGCTGTTCTCCGGCACCTTCTTCCCGCTCACCCAGATGCCCATCTACCTGCAGTGGATCGGCTGGATCTCGCCGCTCTGGCACGGCACGCAGCTCGGACGGGACGTGAGCTACGGCAATGTCGAGCCGGGCTGGCTCGTGGCCGTGCACATCCTGTTCCCCCTCGCCCTCTGCGTCTACGGATGGTTGCGCACCCAGCGGGTCGTCACGAGGAGGCTCGACAAGTGA
- a CDS encoding ABC transporter permease → MVAHPAGRHEEARQVTATPTFAPVRPEPRPRRRGLGALYAGNSRSVIERGLLATRSTNWLIVVSGFFEPIFYLLSLGIGLGALVGAVTTSTGQQVPYAAFIAPALLAVSAMNGAIFDSTWNVFFKMQFARLYEGMLATSLGPLDVALGEIFLALLRGVVYAAGFLLVMQALGLNLAWTAILALPAVVLVAFGFASLGMAITSYMKSFQQMDWINFALLPMFLFSATFYPLSVYPQVIQWVIQALPLWHGVELIRGLTTGALSFAMLGHVLYFVVMIGVGLIFMTRRLRALFLD, encoded by the coding sequence ATGGTTGCGCACCCAGCGGGTCGTCACGAGGAGGCTCGACAAGTGACTGCGACACCGACCTTCGCCCCGGTTCGGCCGGAGCCGCGACCGCGCCGCAGAGGCCTCGGCGCACTGTACGCCGGCAACTCCCGCTCGGTGATCGAGCGCGGGCTCCTCGCCACCCGAAGCACCAACTGGCTGATCGTGGTCAGCGGGTTCTTCGAGCCGATCTTCTACCTGCTCTCGTTGGGCATCGGGCTCGGGGCTCTCGTGGGCGCGGTCACCACGTCGACGGGCCAGCAGGTGCCGTACGCGGCATTCATCGCTCCCGCGCTGCTCGCCGTCTCGGCCATGAACGGGGCGATCTTCGACTCCACGTGGAACGTCTTCTTCAAGATGCAGTTCGCGCGACTCTACGAGGGCATGCTCGCGACCTCCCTCGGGCCGCTGGATGTCGCGCTCGGGGAGATCTTCCTCGCCCTGCTGCGCGGCGTCGTCTACGCCGCCGGCTTCCTGCTGGTGATGCAGGCGCTGGGGCTCAACCTGGCCTGGACCGCGATCCTGGCGCTTCCGGCCGTGGTGCTCGTCGCCTTCGGCTTCGCGAGCCTCGGCATGGCGATCACCAGCTACATGAAGAGCTTCCAGCAGATGGACTGGATCAACTTCGCCCTGCTGCCGATGTTCCTGTTCTCAGCCACCTTCTACCCGCTGAGCGTCTATCCGCAGGTCATCCAGTGGGTGATCCAGGCGCTTCCGCTGTGGCATGGTGTCGAGCTCATCCGGGGCCTCACCACCGGTGCGCTCAGCTTTGCGATGCTCGGGCACGTGCTCTACTTCGTGGTCATGATCGGGGTCGGCCTGATCTTCATGACCCGGCGCCTTCGCGCGCTGTTCCTCGACTGA
- a CDS encoding MFS transporter: MSSSAATVAAPANPRSRVILASLIGTSIEFYDFYVYATAAVLVFPALFFPTQSPATALLSSFAVFGAAFVGRPLGSILFGHFGDRIGRKGTLIASLLTMGIATFLIGCLPSASTPGWTVLAPLLLVIFRFAQGIGLGGEWSGAALLATENAPAGKRAIYGTFPQLGAPIGFIVANALFLVLNLSMSPAAFAAWGWRIPFLASALLVIVGLYVRFRLVEAPAFTQVIKKGAVARVPLALVFRSSWRQLILGTFIMLATYVLFYLMTTFMLAFGTSAKTVDVAAAAAKAAGKPFDPSAFVPGLGYTRNEFLIMLIIGVVFFGIFTLVSGPLAERFGRRRMLSLVTIGIIVFGLLFVPLSGGGIVGVMAWLILGFSLMGLTFGPMGAQLPELFATNVRYTGSGMSYNLSSIIGAAVAPYIALALWALAGGSTILVGLYLSLAAVITLVALRLTRETRDSDFTTIVE, from the coding sequence ATGTCATCATCCGCCGCCACCGTCGCCGCCCCCGCGAATCCTCGCTCTCGAGTGATTCTTGCGAGCCTCATCGGAACGTCGATCGAGTTCTACGACTTCTACGTCTATGCCACCGCGGCGGTGCTGGTGTTCCCGGCCCTGTTCTTCCCCACACAATCCCCGGCGACCGCCCTTCTCAGCTCCTTCGCCGTGTTCGGGGCCGCATTCGTAGGTCGTCCGCTCGGATCAATCCTGTTCGGTCATTTCGGCGACCGCATCGGGCGCAAGGGCACCCTCATCGCCTCCCTCCTGACCATGGGCATCGCGACCTTCCTCATCGGCTGCCTGCCGTCGGCCTCCACCCCCGGCTGGACCGTGCTCGCCCCGCTGCTGCTCGTGATCTTCCGTTTCGCGCAGGGCATCGGCCTCGGCGGGGAGTGGAGCGGGGCGGCCCTGCTGGCCACCGAGAACGCCCCGGCCGGAAAGCGCGCGATCTATGGCACGTTCCCGCAGCTGGGCGCGCCGATCGGCTTCATCGTGGCCAATGCGCTCTTCCTCGTGCTCAATCTCTCGATGAGTCCCGCCGCCTTTGCCGCCTGGGGCTGGCGGATCCCCTTCCTCGCCAGCGCGCTGCTCGTGATCGTCGGCCTCTACGTGCGGTTCCGCCTGGTCGAGGCTCCGGCCTTCACCCAGGTGATCAAGAAGGGTGCTGTCGCTCGGGTGCCGCTCGCGCTGGTATTCCGCAGCAGCTGGCGCCAGCTGATCCTCGGCACCTTCATCATGCTGGCCACCTACGTGCTCTTCTACCTGATGACGACCTTCATGCTGGCCTTCGGCACCTCCGCGAAGACCGTGGATGTCGCCGCGGCCGCCGCCAAGGCCGCGGGCAAACCGTTCGACCCCTCCGCTTTCGTGCCGGGGCTCGGGTACACGCGCAATGAGTTCCTGATCATGCTGATCATCGGGGTCGTGTTCTTCGGCATCTTCACCCTGGTCTCAGGCCCGCTTGCCGAACGCTTCGGTCGGCGACGGATGCTCAGCCTCGTCACGATCGGCATCATCGTCTTCGGGCTGCTGTTCGTGCCGCTCTCGGGCGGCGGCATCGTGGGGGTCATGGCGTGGCTGATCCTCGGCTTCTCGCTCATGGGACTCACATTCGGACCGATGGGTGCGCAACTGCCGGAGCTCTTCGCCACCAACGTGCGCTATACCGGCTCGGGGATGAGCTACAACCTGTCCAGCATCATCGGTGCCGCGGTCGCGCCGTACATCGCGCTTGCGCTGTGGGCACTCGCCGGCGGCAGCACGATCCTCGTCGGCCTCTACCTCTCGTTGGCTGCTGTGATCACCCTGGTGGCGTTGCGGTTGACCCGGGAGACCCGCGACAGCGACTTCACGACGATCGTGGAATAG
- a CDS encoding MFS transporter, which produces MTAPALPAAFTPFAEPRRKVPARWITLFATAWLGIWMAQLTPIQLLLPKQIGELFTTTDWVSTVVAFGIISGIAGACALIVYPVTGALSDRTTSRFGRRRPWIFIGTLVFAISLFLLGIQTTIAGVGVFWSLALSGFCIVSAAITATISDQVPVNQRGFVSGWVSAPQAVGTVLGIVLVLTLVLSTFVGYALMAVLLIVLVMPFLLLIPDEVLPRVLRAPFTFGSLVRGFWINPIRFPDFGWTLLGRILVNLGNALGTTLLLYFLMYGLGRGKSAEDDLLLLTMIYLVFFIAAALGFGKLSDRIGQRKVFVYAAAYLQALAALLLAFVPALPVAMAAAGLLGLGYGCFMAVDQALATQVLPDSHSRGKDLGIMNIATAVPQAFAPLLGAFVVAALGGFTALFICSAIAAALGGLAILPIKGVR; this is translated from the coding sequence ATGACTGCACCCGCACTACCCGCCGCGTTCACTCCCTTCGCCGAGCCGCGACGGAAGGTGCCGGCGCGCTGGATCACCCTCTTCGCCACGGCCTGGCTCGGCATCTGGATGGCGCAGCTCACCCCCATTCAACTTCTGCTGCCGAAACAGATCGGCGAGCTCTTCACCACCACCGATTGGGTGTCGACAGTCGTCGCCTTCGGAATCATCTCCGGCATCGCGGGGGCCTGCGCGCTCATCGTCTACCCGGTCACCGGGGCGCTCTCCGACCGCACGACTTCGCGCTTCGGCCGGCGGCGACCGTGGATCTTCATCGGCACTCTCGTCTTCGCGATCTCCCTGTTCCTGCTCGGCATCCAGACCACGATCGCGGGAGTCGGGGTCTTCTGGTCGCTGGCCCTCAGCGGATTCTGCATCGTCTCGGCCGCCATCACTGCCACGATCTCCGACCAGGTGCCGGTGAACCAACGCGGCTTCGTCTCCGGGTGGGTGTCGGCGCCCCAGGCGGTCGGCACGGTCCTCGGTATCGTGCTCGTGCTCACTCTCGTGCTCAGCACTTTCGTCGGTTACGCCCTCATGGCGGTGCTGCTGATCGTCTTGGTGATGCCGTTCCTGCTGCTCATCCCGGATGAGGTGCTGCCTCGGGTACTCCGCGCGCCCTTCACCTTCGGGAGCCTGGTCCGCGGGTTCTGGATCAACCCGATCCGCTTCCCCGACTTCGGGTGGACACTGCTCGGCCGCATCCTCGTGAATCTCGGGAACGCCCTCGGCACCACGCTGCTGCTCTACTTCCTCATGTACGGCCTGGGGAGGGGCAAGTCGGCAGAAGACGACCTGCTTCTGCTCACCATGATCTACCTGGTCTTCTTCATCGCGGCGGCCCTCGGCTTCGGCAAGCTCAGCGACCGCATCGGCCAGCGCAAGGTGTTCGTCTACGCCGCCGCCTACCTGCAGGCGCTCGCCGCCCTGCTTCTCGCCTTCGTGCCCGCCCTCCCCGTCGCCATGGCCGCTGCGGGTCTCCTCGGCCTCGGATACGGATGCTTCATGGCCGTCGACCAGGCCCTCGCGACCCAGGTGCTGCCCGACTCCCACAGCCGGGGCAAGGACCTCGGCATCATGAACATCGCCACCGCGGTGCCCCAGGCCTTCGCTCCGCTCCTCGGCGCGTTCGTGGTGGCCGCCCTCGGCGGGTTCACCGCCCTCTTCATCTGCTCGGCCATCGCGGCGGCGCTCGGCGGTCTCGCCATCCTGCCGATCAAGGGCGTGCGGTAG
- the ribH gene encoding 6,7-dimethyl-8-ribityllumazine synthase, with product MSGDGAPEIITDGTGLKVTIVAGRWHEAITDGLLEGARRVLAASGAEVTELRVPGSFELPVVSKAALDAGADAVVALGVIIRGGTPHFEFVSDAATSGLTQVAILTGKPVGFGVLTLEDEQQGLDRAGLAGSKEDKGAEAAEAALATAVIIRGLSR from the coding sequence ATGAGCGGCGACGGAGCACCAGAGATCATCACCGACGGCACCGGCCTCAAAGTCACCATCGTGGCCGGGCGCTGGCACGAAGCAATCACGGACGGACTGCTTGAAGGCGCGCGGCGAGTGCTCGCGGCATCCGGCGCCGAGGTGACCGAGCTGCGCGTGCCCGGCAGCTTCGAGCTTCCTGTGGTCAGCAAAGCAGCTCTTGACGCAGGAGCGGATGCGGTGGTCGCCCTCGGTGTGATCATCCGTGGCGGCACCCCGCACTTCGAGTTCGTGTCGGATGCCGCGACGAGCGGCCTCACCCAGGTGGCGATCCTCACCGGCAAGCCCGTCGGTTTCGGTGTGCTCACCCTGGAAGACGAGCAACAGGGACTCGACCGCGCCGGACTGGCCGGGTCGAAGGAGGACAAGGGCGCGGAGGCCGCCGAGGCCGCCCTCGCCACCGCCGTCATCATCCGTGGCCTGTCCCGCTGA
- the ribB gene encoding 3,4-dihydroxy-2-butanone-4-phosphate synthase, protein MSLADIPTALEELRAGKPIIVVDDEGRENEGDVVLAAEFASQEWLAWLVRNSSGFICAPMTNEIADRLELPMMVVNNEDPRGTNYTVSVDAADRISTGISAADRAHTLRVLANLDSTPSSVHRPGHIMPLRARDGGVRERDGHTEATVDLLKLAGLTPVGAISEIVAEDGEMMRLPELIQLGLREGIAVITIESLIEFLQAEHCDTAVPLAVPIPETSRVTFEVETSIPTRHGSFRFRAYRDRMTGADHLAIISGTPQNGALIRVHSECLTGEVFGSLKCECGPQLDAALDQIQAEGGVVIYMRGHEGRGIGLINKLKAYRLQEDGLDTLDANIALGFPADGRDYSAAVAILEDLGLSEVRAITNNPEKLRQLRDRGITVTEQVPLVVGVGDFNEQYLEAKRDRMGHILPSTTELRGDTELERSARAHQRILETPKGHLA, encoded by the coding sequence ATGAGTCTCGCTGACATCCCCACCGCCCTCGAAGAACTCCGGGCGGGCAAACCGATCATCGTCGTGGACGACGAAGGCCGGGAGAACGAAGGCGACGTCGTGCTCGCGGCCGAATTCGCCAGCCAGGAATGGCTCGCGTGGCTGGTCCGCAACAGCTCTGGATTCATCTGCGCCCCGATGACGAACGAGATCGCCGACCGCCTCGAGCTGCCGATGATGGTCGTCAACAACGAGGACCCGCGCGGCACCAACTACACGGTCTCGGTGGACGCCGCGGATCGCATCAGCACCGGAATCAGCGCCGCCGACCGCGCCCACACACTGCGGGTGCTCGCCAACCTCGACTCGACGCCGTCGAGCGTGCACCGCCCGGGCCACATCATGCCGCTGCGGGCCCGGGACGGCGGAGTGCGGGAACGCGACGGGCACACCGAGGCGACCGTCGATCTGCTCAAGCTGGCCGGTCTCACCCCGGTCGGAGCCATCTCGGAGATCGTCGCCGAAGACGGCGAGATGATGCGCCTTCCCGAGCTCATCCAGCTCGGACTTCGCGAGGGAATCGCGGTCATCACGATCGAATCGCTCATCGAATTCCTCCAGGCCGAGCACTGCGATACCGCGGTGCCGCTGGCGGTGCCGATTCCCGAGACGTCGAGGGTGACCTTCGAGGTCGAGACGAGCATCCCCACGCGCCACGGCTCGTTCCGCTTCCGCGCCTACCGGGACCGGATGACCGGAGCGGACCACCTCGCCATCATCAGCGGAACCCCGCAGAACGGCGCGCTGATCCGCGTGCACTCCGAGTGCCTCACCGGTGAGGTGTTCGGCTCGCTGAAATGCGAGTGCGGACCGCAGCTGGATGCCGCCCTCGACCAGATCCAGGCCGAAGGCGGAGTCGTCATCTACATGCGCGGCCACGAGGGGCGCGGCATCGGTCTCATCAACAAGCTGAAGGCCTACCGCCTGCAGGAAGACGGGCTCGACACCCTCGACGCGAACATCGCGCTCGGCTTCCCCGCCGACGGTCGCGACTACAGCGCGGCCGTGGCGATCCTCGAGGACCTCGGCCTCAGCGAGGTACGGGCGATCACCAACAACCCGGAGAAACTGCGCCAGCTGCGCGACCGCGGAATCACGGTCACCGAGCAGGTGCCTCTCGTGGTCGGCGTCGGCGACTTCAACGAGCAGTACCTGGAGGCGAAGCGCGACCGCATGGGCCACATCCTTCCCAGCACCACAGAATTGCGTGGCGACACCGAACTCGAACGGTCTGCGCGGGCACACCAGCGCATCCTCGAAACCCCGAAAGGACACCTCGCATGA
- a CDS encoding riboflavin synthase: MFTGIIEELGEVVEWQPTPDAARLTIRGPLAVSDAGHGDSISVSGVCLTVVDRGEDWFTADVMAETIAMSTLSGVTAGSRVNLERAAQVGDRLGGHIVQGHIDGTSSLLSITEGSAWRVLRFSLAPDVAPLVARKGSIAVDGVSLTVSAVGADWFEVSLIPETLAVTTLGLKTVGDTVNIETDILARHVARLAETSATTGRSES; encoded by the coding sequence ATGTTCACCGGAATCATCGAAGAACTCGGCGAGGTCGTCGAGTGGCAGCCGACCCCGGATGCGGCGCGACTCACGATCCGCGGCCCGCTCGCGGTCTCGGACGCGGGCCACGGCGATTCGATCTCGGTGAGCGGGGTCTGCCTCACCGTCGTGGACAGGGGCGAGGACTGGTTCACCGCCGACGTCATGGCCGAGACCATCGCGATGTCGACCCTCTCGGGCGTCACGGCCGGATCCCGTGTCAACCTCGAGCGCGCCGCCCAGGTGGGCGACCGGCTCGGCGGCCACATCGTGCAGGGCCACATCGACGGCACGAGCAGCCTGCTCAGCATCACCGAGGGAAGCGCCTGGCGGGTGCTGCGGTTCTCGCTCGCACCGGACGTCGCTCCCCTCGTCGCCCGCAAGGGCTCGATAGCGGTCGACGGCGTCTCCCTCACCGTGAGCGCCGTCGGCGCGGACTGGTTCGAGGTCTCCCTCATCCCGGAGACCCTCGCCGTGACGACCCTCGGCCTCAAGACCGTCGGCGACACTGTCAACATCGAGACCGACATCCTGGCGCGGCACGTGGCACGCCTCGCCGAGACATCAGCCACAACCGGAAGGAGCGAGTCATGA
- the ribD gene encoding bifunctional diaminohydroxyphosphoribosylaminopyrimidine deaminase/5-amino-6-(5-phosphoribosylamino)uracil reductase RibD encodes MTAPSAGTAHEMLMRHALSLAANGPSTGVNPQVGCVLVDASGVIVAEGWHRGAGTPHAEVDALSQVTSAKGLTAIVTLEPCNHQGLTGPCSEALISAGVDSVVFAVSDPGERSGGGAERLREAGVQVEGGVLVEEASEALRGWLTAERLHRPFVTVKWASSLDGRAAAADGSSKWITGTAARQRVHEQREQSDAILVGTGTVLADDPSLTARGDGGELMPHQPIPVVVGERAIPAASRVMAHPRTPIITGSRDLPTILDQLFARGIRHVFVEGGPTLASAFVAAGLVDEYLVYLAPVLLGGERLALTDIGVGTIGDARRLSIDRIESLGDDLLVVARPANVSTKKGT; translated from the coding sequence ATGACGGCCCCATCGGCAGGCACAGCGCACGAGATGCTGATGCGCCATGCGCTGTCTCTCGCCGCGAACGGGCCGTCGACGGGTGTGAATCCGCAGGTCGGCTGCGTGCTGGTGGATGCCTCCGGCGTCATCGTCGCCGAGGGCTGGCACCGCGGAGCCGGCACGCCCCACGCCGAGGTGGACGCGCTCTCTCAGGTGACGAGCGCCAAGGGTCTCACCGCCATCGTCACGCTCGAGCCCTGCAACCACCAGGGGCTCACGGGTCCGTGCTCTGAGGCATTGATCTCCGCCGGAGTCGACAGTGTCGTCTTCGCCGTTTCCGACCCGGGAGAACGTTCCGGGGGCGGGGCAGAGCGACTGCGTGAGGCCGGTGTGCAGGTCGAGGGCGGAGTCCTCGTCGAGGAGGCATCGGAAGCCCTCCGCGGATGGCTCACCGCCGAACGCCTGCACCGTCCGTTCGTCACCGTGAAGTGGGCATCGAGCCTCGATGGCCGCGCCGCTGCGGCGGATGGCTCGAGCAAGTGGATCACTGGCACCGCCGCACGCCAGAGAGTGCATGAGCAGCGGGAACAGTCCGACGCCATCCTGGTCGGCACGGGAACGGTGCTGGCCGACGACCCGAGCCTCACCGCCCGCGGAGACGGCGGGGAACTCATGCCGCACCAGCCCATCCCGGTGGTGGTCGGAGAGCGCGCGATCCCCGCGGCCTCTCGGGTGATGGCACACCCCCGCACCCCGATCATCACGGGCAGCCGGGATCTGCCGACGATTCTCGACCAGCTGTTCGCCCGGGGCATCCGTCACGTCTTCGTCGAGGGCGGGCCGACGCTGGCGAGCGCCTTCGTCGCCGCGGGGCTCGTCGACGAATACCTCGTCTACCTCGCCCCGGTGCTGCTCGGCGGCGAGCGCCTCGCCCTCACCGACATCGGTGTCGGCACGATCGGCGACGCCCGGCGTCTCTCGATCGACCGGATCGAATCACTGGGTGACGACCTGCTCGTCGTCGCCCGACCAGCCAACGTCTCCACCAAGAAAGGCACCTGA
- a CDS encoding sugar-binding transcriptional regulator — protein sequence MNFTDSDGDSRTADALRAAHLYYIQNLTMDAIASELQISRSSVSRLIAFARDSGLVEIRLHSPIDQLTQLQHQLHERYGLTAHIVPAGDAATEVDRLDRVALSAARILTDFVDSNMILGVAWGSTIASVSRHLVRKPVRNTQVVQLNGAGNAHTTGLVYASEIIGRFGSAFGATVQQFPVPAFFDDPATKDALWRERSTARVLAVQRRMDVAVFGIGSPNADVPSHVYAGGYLDRADYDELSRSQVVGDIATMFFRADGTHDDIPLNDRSSGPSFEVLMRAPRRIAVVSGQAKLPALRGAVATRAITDLVVDEVTATQLAAME from the coding sequence ATGAACTTCACCGACAGCGACGGCGACAGCCGCACCGCCGACGCGCTGCGGGCGGCTCATCTCTACTACATCCAGAACCTGACGATGGATGCCATCGCCTCCGAGCTGCAGATCTCGCGATCATCCGTGAGCCGTCTCATCGCTTTCGCCCGAGATTCCGGGCTTGTGGAGATCCGCCTGCACTCGCCGATCGACCAACTCACCCAGTTGCAACACCAGTTGCACGAGCGCTACGGGCTCACCGCTCACATCGTGCCCGCGGGGGATGCCGCCACCGAAGTGGACCGCCTCGATCGTGTCGCCCTCTCCGCTGCACGGATTCTCACCGATTTCGTCGATTCGAACATGATCCTCGGTGTCGCCTGGGGGTCGACCATCGCATCGGTGAGCCGGCATCTCGTACGCAAACCGGTGCGCAACACCCAGGTCGTGCAGCTCAACGGCGCCGGGAATGCGCACACCACCGGTCTGGTCTATGCGAGCGAGATCATCGGCAGGTTCGGTTCCGCCTTCGGGGCGACCGTCCAGCAGTTCCCGGTGCCCGCCTTCTTCGACGACCCGGCCACCAAGGACGCCCTCTGGCGGGAGCGGAGCACCGCACGGGTGCTCGCGGTGCAGCGACGGATGGATGTCGCGGTCTTCGGCATCGGATCACCCAACGCCGACGTGCCGAGCCATGTCTACGCCGGCGGCTATCTGGACCGGGCCGACTACGACGAGCTCTCGCGCTCGCAGGTCGTCGGAGACATCGCCACGATGTTCTTCCGCGCCGACGGCACGCACGACGACATCCCCCTCAACGACCGCTCGAGCGGCCCCTCTTTCGAAGTGCTGATGAGGGCGCCCCGCCGAATCGCGGTGGTCTCCGGCCAGGCGAAGCTCCCCGCCCTCCGCGGTGCGGTCGCGACCAGAGCCATCACCGACCTCGTGGTCGACGAGGTCACGGCGACCCAGCTCGCGGCCATGGAGTGA